The sequence CGGCGTTTCACGGAAGAAGTCCTCACCAAAAGCCCCGGATTCATCGCTGCCCCAGGGCCCGGAGCGCACCTGCCGGTTAAAATCATCGCGCGTATCGATAAAAACAACGACGGCACGCTTTCCCTAGGCGTTTTTTCAGCGCGCTACGCCCGGGGCCGCTATCTGATCAACCATGAGGCGCTCGCCGCGCTGCGAAAAAATCTACCCCCGCACAAACGGCGCACGCTCGAACGCTTGATCGCGGCGATCGAACTCGCCAATAAAAAACAGACGGCGCTCGAAGCTCTTTGCCTGGGCTTGATCGAAACGCAAAAAACTTTTTTTCTTTCCGGTGAAACGGAAAAGCTTCAAGCGCTGACCCAACGGCAACTCGCCCGGCAATCAGGCGTTCACCCCAGCGTTTGCTGCCGTCTTTTAAACCATCGAGCCGTTCAAACGCCTCAAGGCCAAGTCGTGCTGTTAAAAGATTTGGCGCCGGGCCGGGGCCGCCTGATCCGGCGCAAAATCGCGGAATTTGCGGCGCAAACAAGCAATCTCACGGGACGCCGCATGGCCGATCGCCTGGCGCAAGCCGGCTTTGGACCGGTCACCGTCCGTCTGGTCAATCATTACCGCGCCTTATTGAGGAAAAAGCATGCTTAACGCGCGATCGGAACGACGGCGCCTGGAGGATAAGTTTTTCATCGCCGCTTTTGAAGAATCACGGGAAGCCATTGTGGCGCTCGACGCCGGGAAAAAAATTTATACGGTCAGCCGCGGCGCCGAGGAAATTTTGGGATTGACTCGTCAGGAGCTCGTGGGCCGGCTTTGGGGCGACTTCATGGCCGGCGGCGAAGCCCAACGCCTCTTCGGCGAAGGCGCCCCCGGCGTTTTGAGAAATTACGCCACCGCGCTGCGCATCAATAAACAACAAAACATGCCCGTCCAACTGACGCTCGAAGCGTTGATCGAACCGGGACAAAACCAGCCGCTGGGCTACTTGATCTGGGTCATGCCTCCGGCGGGACCCGATTTGAATCTTGAACATAAAATCCTCCGAGAAACTTTTTTAAGGCTTCAACGTTTGGGCACCTTGGGCCAAATCGCAGCCTCATTCGCGCATCAGATGCGCTCGCCGCTTCAAATCATCCAGTCCAGCGCGGAATTCGCCCTGGAATTTTGCTCGCCCTCTCCTAAACTCAAAGAAAACCTGGACAGCATCGCAAAAAGCACGGAACGGTTGAGCAAAATGACGGCCGCGCTCTTAAATATGGCCAAATCCGGCGCTTGCCGGCTGGAACGCGGATCATTGGTGAATGTCATTGAGGCGGCTCTTCTGCCCATTGAACCGGCGGTAAAAAAACAAAACATCAAAATCATCAAAGACTTCGGGCCGGCGCCTGAAATCCTTCTGGACCCCTATATTCTTCAAGGGGCCCTGTACAATGTGCTGGCCAATGCCGTGGAAGCCATGCCCTCAGGCGGAACTCTGACTATCGGCCTTAAATCAGAAAATCAACAATTGATCCTGAACATTCAAGATACGGGTCCGGGCATCGATGCAGCGATTCTGAATCAAGTGGGTCAGCCGTTCTTGAGCACCAAAGAAACGGGGACGGGGCTGGGCGTCTATATCGCCAAACAAATTTTTGAGCAGCACAACGCCCGGGCCGCCTGGTCCAGCGAACAGAGCCGGGGGACTTCGGTCATCGTCGCTTTTCCGGGGCTTCAACCATGACGACTATCCTCGTTGTGGACGACGACGCCCAGCTTGTTGAAACGCTTCAGCGATACCTTGAAGCCAAAGGAAGCCGGACGCTGGGGGCGTCCAGCGGACGGCAGGCCGCCCGCATCCTCGAACAGCAAGCGGTCGATTTGATGCTTCTCGATCTGACCCTCGACGACGGGCCGGGACTGGGGCTTCTTAAAAAAATCCGGGAAACGGAAGAAGCGATCCCCGTGATCATTCTGACCGGTAACGCGGATATCCAAAGCGCGGTAACGGCCATGAAAATGGGCGCGGCCAATTACATCACCAAGCCGATCGCCAATGAAGCTTTATGGATGGCGA comes from Elusimicrobiota bacterium and encodes:
- a CDS encoding PAS domain S-box protein; translation: MLNARSERRRLEDKFFIAAFEESREAIVALDAGKKIYTVSRGAEEILGLTRQELVGRLWGDFMAGGEAQRLFGEGAPGVLRNYATALRINKQQNMPVQLTLEALIEPGQNQPLGYLIWVMPPAGPDLNLEHKILRETFLRLQRLGTLGQIAASFAHQMRSPLQIIQSSAEFALEFCSPSPKLKENLDSIAKSTERLSKMTAALLNMAKSGACRLERGSLVNVIEAALLPIEPAVKKQNIKIIKDFGPAPEILLDPYILQGALYNVLANAVEAMPSGGTLTIGLKSENQQLILNIQDTGPGIDAAILNQVGQPFLSTKETGTGLGVYIAKQIFEQHNARAAWSSEQSRGTSVIVAFPGLQP